From Haliaeetus albicilla chromosome 15, bHalAlb1.1, whole genome shotgun sequence, a single genomic window includes:
- the LOC138689134 gene encoding SH3 domain-binding protein 1-like translates to MTASNLAICLGPNLLSPPHEDLLPLEAMLAVTEKVNVLVEFMIDNCRELFGEQTTDLSCSAAEESSAAPTESCGELHLEEQSVPAVTADTKHQTEASLHAPPSLLGVLREAGGAMVVESERGEVCQVPKHCDSVSGALPPATPESAAEPLVRPEELANLSEERREEGSAELSRDVPGPAEGELLLGQHPDRFALGGAPPLCRAPPSGAKPSRMEPN, encoded by the exons atgaccgccagcaacctggccatctgccttgggccaaatctgctgagcccacctcacgaggacctgctccccctcgaggccatgctggcggtgactgagaag gtgaacgtgCTGGTGGAATTCATGATTGACAACTGCAGGGAACTCTTTGGGGAGCAGACAACTGACCTTTCCTGTTCAGCAGCCGAGGAGTCGTCGGCAGCCCCCACAGAGAGCTGCGGAG AACTGCacttggaagagcaaagtgtgCCAGCAGTTACAGCAGACACCAAACATCAGACAGAAGCCTCGCTGCATGCACCCCCCTCTCTGCTCGGTGTCCTCAGAGAAGCTGGGGGAGCTATGGTGGTGGAGTCTGAAAGAGGAGAGGTATGTCAGGTCCCCAAACACTGTGACAGCGTGTCTGGT gctttgcctccagccacccccGAGAGCGCGGCAGAGCCCCTGGTGCGCCCAGAAGAGCTGGCAAACCTGTCGGAGGAAAGACG CGAGGAAGGTTCggctgagctcagcagggaTGTCCCGGGACCCGCCGAAGGAGAGCTCCTGCTTGGTCAGCATCCTGACCGCTTCGCCTTGGGGGGGGCTCCGCCGCTGTGCCGAGCTCCGCCGAGCGGAGCGAAGCCGAGCCGAATGGAGCCGAActga